The Candidatus Methylomirabilota bacterium genome includes a region encoding these proteins:
- a CDS encoding Uma2 family endonuclease — protein MAVEILRRRFTVDEYHRMGEMGILREEDRVELIDGEIVQMTPIGSRHAACVNRLNRLLVAPAGERAIVAVQNPIAVPPDSEPQPDLALLRPRSDFYARAHPEPSDVWLVIEVADVSAAFDRAVKIPLYARAAIPEVWLVDLAGECVEVYRGPTERTYAHLERRLRGQRLAGEALPDLALSVDEVLGTP, from the coding sequence ATGGCTGTCGAGATTCTGCGGCGCCGATTCACGGTCGACGAATATCACCGGATGGGGGAGATGGGCATCCTCCGGGAGGAGGACCGCGTCGAGCTCATCGACGGGGAGATCGTGCAGATGACGCCGATCGGGAGTCGCCATGCGGCCTGCGTCAACCGGCTGAACCGGTTGTTGGTCGCGCCGGCGGGCGAACGGGCCATCGTTGCCGTCCAGAACCCCATCGCGGTGCCGCCGGACTCGGAGCCCCAGCCGGATCTGGCGCTGCTCCGGCCGCGCAGCGACTTTTACGCTCGCGCCCATCCGGAACCGTCCGATGTCTGGCTCGTGATCGAGGTCGCCGACGTCTCGGCGGCGTTCGACCGCGCGGTGAAGATCCCGCTCTACGCGCGCGCCGCGATCCCGGAAGTCTGGCTGGTCGACCTCGCGGGCGAGTGTGTCGAGGTGTACCGCGGGCCCACGGAACGCACCTACGCCCACCTGGAGCGCCGCCTCCGCGGCCAGCGGCTCGCCGGCGAGGCCTTGCCGGACCTCGCTCTGTCCGTCGACGAAGTCTTGGGCACGCCCTGA
- a CDS encoding acyl-CoA dehydrogenase family protein, which translates to MPVSLTEEQRALKAGVAEICQKYPGEYWRELDRERAYPEAFVTELTRAGYLAALIPQEYGGAGLGILEAGLILETINASGGNAAACHAQMYIMGTLLRHGSQAQKQRYLPKIASGELRLQAFAVTEPNAGSDTTKLQTTAVRRGDGYVVNGQKIFISRVLQSDLMLLLARTTPVDQVRRKTEGLSVFLIDIRQAKGLEVRPLRMMMNHSTNALFLDNLEIPAESLIGEEGRGFSYILDGMNAERILVASDSLGDGRWFIEKAVAYSNQRVVFGRPIGANQGVQFPIAKAHTAVEAADLMRGKAAALFDTGEPCGAEANMAKYLAAEAAWEAAQACIDCHGGYGFAEEYDVERKFREARLYKTAPINQNLVLAYVGEHVLGLPRSY; encoded by the coding sequence ATGCCCGTCTCCCTGACCGAGGAGCAGCGCGCCCTCAAGGCAGGGGTCGCCGAGATCTGCCAGAAGTACCCTGGCGAGTACTGGCGCGAGCTGGACCGGGAGCGGGCGTACCCCGAGGCCTTCGTGACCGAGCTGACGCGGGCCGGTTATCTCGCCGCGCTCATTCCGCAGGAGTACGGTGGCGCCGGGCTCGGCATCCTCGAGGCGGGGCTGATCCTGGAGACCATCAACGCCTCGGGCGGGAACGCGGCGGCGTGCCACGCCCAGATGTACATCATGGGCACCCTGCTCCGCCACGGGAGCCAGGCTCAGAAGCAGCGGTACCTGCCGAAGATCGCCAGCGGCGAGCTGCGCCTCCAGGCCTTCGCGGTGACGGAGCCCAACGCGGGGTCGGACACCACCAAGCTCCAGACGACCGCCGTCCGGCGCGGCGACGGCTACGTGGTGAACGGGCAGAAGATCTTCATCTCGCGGGTGCTCCAGTCAGACCTCATGCTCCTGCTGGCGCGGACGACGCCGGTCGACCAGGTCCGGCGCAAGACCGAGGGGCTCTCCGTCTTCCTCATCGACATCCGCCAGGCCAAGGGCCTCGAGGTCCGGCCGCTCCGGATGATGATGAACCACTCGACCAACGCCCTCTTCCTCGACAATCTGGAGATCCCGGCCGAGAGCCTGATCGGCGAGGAGGGACGGGGGTTCTCCTACATTCTGGACGGCATGAACGCCGAGCGCATTCTGGTGGCGTCCGACTCGCTCGGCGACGGCCGGTGGTTCATCGAAAAGGCGGTGGCCTACTCGAATCAGCGCGTCGTCTTCGGCCGGCCGATCGGCGCCAATCAGGGCGTGCAGTTCCCGATCGCCAAGGCCCACACGGCCGTGGAGGCGGCCGACCTGATGCGCGGGAAGGCCGCCGCCCTCTTCGACACCGGCGAGCCCTGCGGCGCCGAGGCGAACATGGCCAAGTACCTCGCGGCCGAGGCCGCCTGGGAGGCGGCCCAGGCCTGCATCGACTGCCACGGCGGCTACGGCTTCGCCGAAGAGTACGACGTCGAGCGGAAGTTCCGGGAGGCCCGGCTCTACAAGACGGCGCCCATCAACCAGAACCTCGTCCTCGCCTACGTGGGCGAGCACGTGCTGGGGTTGCCCCGCTCGTACTGA